In one window of bacterium DNA:
- the leuS gene encoding leucine--tRNA ligase, with product MTYPFSEIEKKVQEFWENQRLLKRKGKEKFYLLEMFPYPSGKIHIGHVRNYCIGDTIARYKRLVGFDVLYPMGWDAFGLPAENAAIEKGIHPAKWTKDNISYMKSQLKRLGLSYNWDKEIATCNPDYYKWNQWLFLKFYEKGLVYRKKEDVNWCPKCKTVLANEQVINGCCWRCNFSITTKSLEQWFFKITSYAERLLLDLKLLGKWPENVITMQKNWIGKSTGCEIFFKEEKTGKTIPVFTTRPDTIFGATYLTLAPQYPLVDEIDKKEVREFVERAKTRVSPDKMEKEGIFTDLYAINPVNGERIPIWIANYVLMEYGTGAIMAVPSHDQRDFDFAKKYGLPVKEVVRGSEGQRVRGSEGQEMERAYEEEGVLVNSGMFNGMESERAKEAIMNWMEKENIGRKTINYRLRDWLVSRQRYWGTPIPIIYCPQCGIVPVKEKDLPIELPLDTKPGQNLWEIPNFLNTKCPNCGENAKRETDTMDTFVDSSWYFLRYLSSKEESLPVLKEEADHWMSVDQYIGGIEHAILHLLYARFFCKVMKDLGLISIDEPFKNLLAQGMVIKDGAKMSKSKGNVVDPDKIIEEYGADSIRLFILFAAPPEKELEWNDKGIAGCFRFLNRIYKIKVRGSEGQGVRGSEERFYALIHKTIKAVSDDLERFHFNTAIAHLMEFLNEIEAELPKDIFKTFLILLFPFAPHISSYLWKEHFEGRIEDEKWPAYDETLIKEKESTIIIQINGKLRGKITVLSNLNPDEIKERAKEEVRNKIKGEIKDIILVPGRLVNIVCG from the coding sequence ATGACATACCCTTTTTCTGAGATAGAGAAAAAAGTTCAGGAATTTTGGGAAAACCAGCGACTTCTTAAAAGAAAAGGAAAAGAAAAATTCTACTTGCTTGAGATGTTTCCCTATCCATCTGGAAAAATCCACATAGGCCATGTCAGAAACTATTGCATAGGTGATACAATAGCAAGATACAAAAGGCTTGTGGGCTTTGATGTCCTCTATCCAATGGGATGGGATGCATTTGGCTTACCGGCTGAAAATGCTGCAATTGAAAAGGGCATACACCCTGCTAAATGGACAAAGGATAATATCAGCTATATGAAAAGCCAGCTTAAAAGGCTTGGGCTTTCATACAATTGGGATAAAGAGATCGCAACCTGTAATCCCGATTATTACAAATGGAATCAATGGCTATTTTTAAAATTTTATGAGAAGGGCCTTGTTTATAGAAAAAAGGAGGATGTAAATTGGTGCCCTAAATGCAAGACTGTTTTGGCAAATGAGCAGGTTATAAATGGTTGCTGCTGGAGATGTAATTTTTCTATTACAACAAAGAGCTTAGAACAATGGTTTTTTAAGATAACATCCTATGCAGAAAGGCTTCTTTTGGATTTGAAATTGCTTGGAAAATGGCCAGAGAATGTTATTACTATGCAGAAGAATTGGATTGGAAAGAGCACAGGATGTGAGATATTTTTTAAGGAAGAAAAAACAGGTAAAACAATCCCTGTATTTACAACAAGGCCAGATACAATCTTTGGGGCAACATATTTAACATTAGCCCCTCAATACCCATTGGTAGATGAAATAGACAAAAAGGAGGTAAGGGAATTTGTAGAGAGGGCAAAGACAAGGGTATCTCCTGACAAAATGGAAAAAGAGGGGATATTTACAGACCTGTATGCAATAAATCCCGTAAATGGCGAACGAATTCCAATCTGGATTGCAAACTATGTTTTAATGGAATATGGGACAGGTGCAATTATGGCTGTTCCTAGCCATGACCAGAGGGATTTTGATTTTGCTAAAAAATATGGGCTTCCTGTAAAAGAAGTAGTCAGAGGGTCAGAGGGTCAGAGGGTCAGAGGGTCAGAGGGTCAGGAAATGGAAAGAGCGTATGAGGAAGAGGGGGTTTTGGTAAATTCGGGGATGTTTAATGGGATGGAGAGCGAAAGGGCTAAAGAAGCGATAATGAATTGGATGGAGAAAGAAAATATTGGAAGAAAAACCATAAATTACAGGCTCAGGGATTGGCTTGTCTCTCGGCAAAGGTATTGGGGAACACCCATTCCCATTATTTATTGTCCCCAATGTGGCATTGTTCCTGTTAAAGAAAAAGACCTTCCTATAGAGCTTCCTCTTGATACAAAACCAGGACAAAACCTTTGGGAAATCCCTAATTTTTTAAATACAAAATGCCCAAATTGTGGAGAGAATGCCAAAAGGGAAACAGATACAATGGATACATTTGTTGATTCATCCTGGTATTTTTTAAGGTATCTTTCTTCAAAAGAAGAAAGCCTTCCTGTATTGAAGGAGGAAGCAGACCATTGGATGAGCGTAGACCAATACATTGGAGGGATTGAGCATGCCATTTTGCACCTTTTGTATGCCAGGTTCTTTTGTAAGGTAATGAAGGATTTAGGGCTTATCTCAATAGATGAGCCATTTAAAAACTTATTGGCACAAGGAATGGTTATAAAGGATGGTGCGAAGATGTCAAAATCCAAAGGAAATGTGGTTGACCCAGATAAAATTATAGAGGAATATGGAGCAGATAGCATAAGGCTTTTTATTTTATTTGCCGCTCCACCTGAGAAAGAGCTTGAATGGAATGATAAGGGTATAGCGGGATGCTTTAGGTTTTTAAATAGAATATATAAAATAAAAGTCAGAGGGTCAGAGGGTCAGGGGGTCAGGGGGTCAGAAGAAAGATTTTATGCCTTGATACACAAGACAATAAAGGCTGTATCAGATGACCTGGAGAGGTTTCATTTTAATACAGCCATAGCCCATCTTATGGAATTTCTTAATGAAATAGAGGCTGAATTGCCAAAGGATATATTCAAAACATTCCTTATTCTTCTCTTTCCATTTGCACCGCATATCTCATCTTATCTTTGGAAGGAGCATTTTGAAGGAAGGATA